A stretch of Exiguobacterium sp. BMC-KP DNA encodes these proteins:
- the aspS gene encoding aspartate--tRNA ligase, which yields MIGRTHMNGQVTEDVIGQHVQLKGWVQKRRDLGGLIFLDLRDRSGIVQIVFQPENEQAHRLAESIRSEYVLDIKGHVIARENPNPNIPTGQVEVVADEVVILNAAKMTPFPISEEAEQTSEDLRLKYRYLDLRRPSLQETFRLRSKASNIMRNFLDEQDFLEVETPILTKSTPEGARDYLVPSRVHPGEFYALPQSPQLFKQLLMVSGFERYFQIARCFRDEDLRADRQPEFTQVDIETSFMDIEDLYAMMESMMTRVMKETLGKEIVTPFPRMPYAEAMSRYGSDKPDTRFGLELIDVAEAVKGAGFKVFDMALEAGGEVKALNVKGAAERFSRKDIDKLQEFTAIYGAKGLAWVKVTADGLNGPIAKFFDEEATARLTAATDAEAGDLLLFVAAKASIVADSLGALRQKLAKELDLIDESVFNFLWVTDFPLVTYEEEDGRFYANHHPFTMPRREDLELLETDPGKVLAVAYDLVLNGYELGGGSQRIYERDIQERMFKLLGFTEEEANEQFGFLMEAFEYGTPPHAGIALGLDRLVMLLAGRSNLRDTIAFPKTASASDLLTAAPSPVSDAQLNDLSIRTAVKQS from the coding sequence ATGATCGGACGCACGCATATGAACGGTCAGGTGACGGAAGACGTCATCGGACAACACGTTCAACTTAAAGGATGGGTTCAAAAACGACGTGACTTAGGAGGTTTGATCTTCCTTGATCTCCGTGACCGGAGTGGTATCGTCCAAATCGTCTTCCAACCGGAAAACGAGCAGGCACACCGTCTTGCTGAATCGATTCGTTCGGAGTATGTCCTTGACATTAAAGGACACGTCATCGCACGTGAGAATCCAAACCCGAACATCCCAACTGGGCAAGTCGAAGTCGTCGCAGACGAAGTTGTCATTTTAAACGCAGCGAAGATGACACCATTCCCGATCAGTGAAGAAGCGGAGCAGACGTCAGAAGATTTACGTCTCAAATACCGTTACCTCGACTTACGTCGTCCATCGCTTCAAGAGACATTCCGTCTTCGTTCGAAAGCATCGAACATCATGCGGAATTTCCTCGATGAACAGGACTTCCTTGAAGTGGAGACGCCGATCTTAACAAAATCAACACCAGAAGGCGCACGTGACTATCTCGTCCCAAGTCGTGTTCACCCAGGTGAATTTTATGCCTTGCCACAATCCCCACAATTGTTCAAACAATTGCTGATGGTGTCTGGTTTTGAGCGCTACTTCCAAATTGCGCGTTGTTTCCGTGACGAAGACTTACGAGCAGACCGTCAACCGGAATTCACGCAAGTCGATATCGAGACGAGCTTCATGGACATCGAAGACTTGTATGCGATGATGGAGTCGATGATGACACGTGTCATGAAAGAAACGCTTGGCAAAGAGATCGTGACACCATTCCCACGCATGCCATATGCAGAAGCAATGAGTCGTTATGGCTCGGATAAACCAGATACACGCTTTGGTCTCGAATTGATCGATGTTGCGGAAGCGGTAAAAGGTGCAGGATTCAAAGTATTCGATATGGCACTTGAAGCAGGTGGCGAAGTTAAGGCGTTGAACGTCAAAGGTGCAGCTGAGCGTTTCTCACGTAAAGACATTGATAAGTTACAAGAATTCACGGCGATTTATGGCGCGAAAGGTCTCGCTTGGGTCAAAGTGACAGCTGATGGATTGAACGGTCCAATCGCGAAATTCTTCGACGAAGAAGCAACGGCGCGTCTGACAGCGGCGACCGATGCAGAAGCAGGCGACTTGTTATTATTCGTCGCAGCCAAAGCATCGATCGTAGCAGACAGCTTAGGAGCCCTCCGTCAGAAGTTAGCGAAGGAACTTGACTTGATCGATGAGTCGGTCTTCAACTTCCTCTGGGTGACGGACTTCCCACTCGTCACATACGAAGAAGAGGATGGTCGTTTCTACGCGAACCACCACCCGTTCACGATGCCGCGTCGTGAAGATCTTGAATTACTCGAGACGGATCCTGGAAAAGTCCTCGCAGTCGCTTATGACCTCGTCTTGAACGGTTATGAGCTTGGCGGTGGATCACAACGGATTTACGAACGGGATATCCAAGAGCGGATGTTCAAATTGCTTGGCTTCACAGAAGAAGAAGCAAACGAGCAGTTCGGCTTCTTGATGGAGGCATTCGAATACGGAACTCCACCACATGCAGGTATCGCACTTGGACTCGATCGTCTCGTCATGTTGCTCGCAGGACGTTCGAACTTACGCGATACGATCGCGTTCCCGAAAACAGCATCAGCAAGTGATCTGTTGACGGCAGCACCGAGCCCGGTTTCGGATGCTCAATTGAACGATCTTTCGATTCGGACAGCAGTTAAACAATCGTAA
- the hisS gene encoding histidine--tRNA ligase codes for MKLPRGTFDVLPGTVERWQYIEQQLREISKRYNYKEIRTPIFEETELFKRGVGETTDIVQKEMFMLEKRGKDQLTLRPEGTAAVVRSFVTNKLFGSPNQPTKLFYIGPMFRYERPQAGRFRQLHQYGVEALGSEQPAIDAEVISLAMSIYRSFGLKHLKLVINTLGDHESRAAHRAALVDHFKPVVHELCQDCQNRLETNPLRVLDCKVDRDHPSMATAPSILDYLNPASKAYFDEVLLHLDALGIEYVVDPTLVRGLDYYNHTAFEIMSEAEGFGAITTLCGGGRYNGLVEQIGGPATPGIGFGIGIERLLMALENENVLPVVDDQIDVFIVAQGSDEVEKTATRLLQLMRLEGLVADRDYLGRKFKGQFKAADRLKARYTVILGDEEVERGAAALKNMATGEQTDVPLSAVADTIVAKLKEEAQ; via the coding sequence ATGAAATTACCACGCGGTACGTTTGATGTCCTTCCAGGAACAGTCGAACGTTGGCAGTACATCGAACAACAATTACGTGAAATCAGTAAGCGTTATAACTATAAGGAAATCCGGACGCCGATTTTTGAGGAGACAGAACTCTTCAAACGTGGCGTCGGTGAGACGACGGATATCGTCCAAAAAGAGATGTTCATGCTTGAGAAACGGGGGAAAGATCAGTTGACGTTACGTCCAGAAGGAACGGCTGCTGTCGTTCGTTCATTCGTGACGAACAAATTGTTCGGTTCACCGAACCAACCGACGAAATTGTTCTATATCGGACCGATGTTCCGTTATGAACGTCCGCAAGCAGGTCGTTTCCGTCAGTTGCACCAATACGGAGTCGAAGCACTCGGAAGTGAACAACCGGCAATCGATGCGGAAGTAATCAGTCTCGCAATGAGCATTTATCGTTCTTTCGGATTGAAGCACCTTAAGCTTGTCATCAATACACTCGGTGATCACGAAAGTCGCGCGGCGCACCGGGCAGCACTCGTTGACCACTTCAAACCAGTCGTTCACGAGTTATGTCAGGACTGCCAGAACCGACTCGAAACGAATCCACTTCGTGTCCTCGACTGTAAGGTCGACCGCGATCACCCGAGCATGGCGACGGCACCATCGATTCTCGATTACTTAAATCCAGCATCAAAAGCCTACTTCGATGAAGTCTTACTTCACCTTGACGCACTCGGTATCGAGTATGTCGTTGATCCAACACTTGTCCGCGGACTCGACTATTACAATCACACGGCGTTTGAGATCATGTCGGAAGCAGAAGGTTTCGGTGCAATCACGACACTCTGTGGCGGTGGACGTTACAATGGTCTCGTCGAACAAATCGGTGGACCGGCAACACCAGGGATTGGATTCGGAATCGGCATCGAGCGCCTCTTGATGGCACTTGAAAATGAGAACGTCTTACCAGTCGTTGACGATCAAATCGATGTCTTCATTGTTGCGCAAGGTAGTGACGAAGTCGAAAAGACGGCAACACGTCTCTTACAACTGATGCGTCTTGAAGGACTTGTCGCCGATCGGGATTATCTTGGTCGGAAATTCAAAGGACAATTCAAAGCAGCCGATCGCTTAAAGGCACGCTACACGGTCATCCTAGGGGATGAAGAAGTCGAGCGTGGCGCAGCGGCACTCAAGAACATGGCTACAGGGGAACAGACGGACGTTCCGTTATCAGCAGTCGCTGATACGATCGTCGCGAAATTAAAGGAGGAAGCACAATGA
- the dtd gene encoding D-aminoacyl-tRNA deacylase, with protein sequence MRVVLQRVKEASVTVDQEVIGQIKQGFLLLVGVTHEDTIEQVNWLADKIAGLRVFEDEEERMNRSLQDVDGQILSVSQFTLYGDVKKGRRPAFTEAAKPDVANELYEAFNERLRSQGLTVETGQFGAMMDIALVNDGPVTLILEKEANA encoded by the coding sequence ATGCGAGTCGTATTACAACGAGTCAAAGAAGCAAGTGTCACAGTCGATCAGGAGGTCATCGGTCAGATCAAGCAGGGATTCCTCTTGCTCGTCGGGGTCACGCATGAAGATACGATCGAACAAGTGAACTGGTTAGCTGATAAAATTGCTGGACTCCGCGTATTTGAAGATGAGGAAGAACGGATGAACCGCTCATTGCAAGATGTCGATGGTCAGATTTTATCCGTCTCGCAGTTCACGTTGTATGGTGACGTCAAAAAAGGTCGTCGTCCTGCCTTCACGGAAGCGGCGAAGCCGGATGTTGCTAATGAATTGTATGAAGCGTTCAATGAACGCCTTCGTTCGCAAGGACTGACGGTCGAAACAGGACAATTCGGAGCGATGATGGATATTGCGCTCGTCAATGATGGACCGGTGACATTGATTCTTGAAAAAGAAGCAAACGCTTGA